The Lolium rigidum isolate FL_2022 chromosome 2, APGP_CSIRO_Lrig_0.1, whole genome shotgun sequence genomic interval cgaCGGCCAGAGGGGTGTAGTATTGTTGGAAGTTGTACACGATGTCGACGACGATGTCATGTTTGTCGGGCTTgctgacgggctcgtccttcaccgcgtCGCCTGGTCTAGCCttgccgtcgtcggtgagctcgacAAGTGGCTTTCTGGTGTCGCAGATGGACATTGTGATCGCCAAGTCGAGGTCGCCTTGTCGTTCAGCGATGCCGCGAAAGTCGCGTGCAACCCTAGACAATTGGccgggtcgtcctcctcggctgccagcgaGCTGCGGGCgtaggagatggtggcggcgatggcggcaTCTCCAGCTTGGGCGCGCCGTTCTGGATGCCGTCGATGACGTGCTCCAGGGTGCGCCCAGGAACACCCCGGAAGCGGAGGCGCCCCTCCCTGTTCCAGGTGTTCCGCCGACCGATGAGACCAGCGGTGCTGTTTATCTCGGCATcgtgatgctcctggaagtagtccgCCCAACCAGGCGTAGTTGCCGGTGGGCGCCCAGGTTGGATCGGCTCGCTACTTGGTGGTGAGGCGAGCCTGCTGAGTCCTGATCGCGACCCTCTAGCGCTCCGTACCCTGCGATACTTCGATAATCTCAGTCTATATAAAGCTTTGCCCTATTCTTGAATGTTATGTTACTTGAATTGGAGGTTTGTTGTTTAAACTTTCTTTATCTTGGTGCCCTGGGCTGTAATAAGTAGATTTTTCTTAGCTTTGATGCATGACGTACGAAAAAACATTTTTGTTATTTAGCCTCCTTTATTATTTCTTTTGTAACAAGTTGATGGTTTCTTTAACAGAAATTGACGAAAGAAATATGACGCTTTCATAttatttttttgataaaaggAATATGCAAATAAACGtaacaattacacctagcctctacaccaacaagatgtcgaagGACATTGCACATATCCAAGAACATAAATTATAAATAGAAAATGATGAAACAATCGCAACAACAATACTCTAACCTCCACCAAAGACAACACTCAGAACCATAAAAAGggttctccaaaaacgacgcttcAAAGAAGGGAACAAGACACAAGCATTGTCGTTGCACGATCTAAGATCTGAATTTTCACCCTAGAGTTCGCGAAACAACCTTCAACAAGTCATTGCTAGGTAGAACCACTAAAAGCCAGACCTTGAACTTGCACTATGGAAACTGTGGCTCGGTACTCGAGGAGCACCATACCAAAATTTTGTCAACCTATGCTGCCGTCTCCTCTTGCTAAGGCTGATATTGCAAGTCATCAACACCCtacagaaaggaaaaaaattgtgCTGCAAGTCTTCATGGCAACCAAAACTCCAATTGGCCATTGCAACACTCTGATCGCAGCCACTTGGACTTTGTTCAACACTATCAATACCATGAAAATCTATATTAAGACATGTCTCATGGCACCGATAATAAAGAGAAGCTTCGCGCCACACCCTCGTGATGCTTAGCAGGCCGAATATAAGGGTGCGCACGACTGGATCGATTCCAACCTAGATAGTAGCGCCACGCGCCAATCACCGGAGGTCTACAAGAGGAAGATCGGAACTCATCGGCCGTCCATTTCGATGAGGCCGGCATGAAGCAAATCGACAACTTGGCGCTCAAAGAACAACATGGCATAGTTCATGTCAAGCTAGCGTAGCCCCCCACACGACCAATCGGATGCAGAGGAGAAGACGATCCAGGTCACCATCGACCTCGCTGGTTCTTCCAACGTTAAACAAAAGAAAAGCCTGTTTTTTATTTTCTAAAACACGAGCCGACTGAAGTCGCTCGGGGCCTAATTTCTGAAAGTGTGCTAAAACTTAGCGTGAGCCACCTGTAGCTACTTCTGAtcttttctcctcttttttcaGGAAAAGTAATAAGAGCACGCATGCAGGTAGTACAAAAAGATAAAATAACTGCGAAGAAAACGTCTTAGGGTTTAGCCGAATTTAGCTACTCTGAAGTTCTTTTTTTTTGTGTGGCTAAACTGAAAATTGAAAATGATTTTGTGAAGGAGAGAATGAACCAACTTCACTCTAGCCGGTTTGACATGTTGTCAAATTTTTTCACACCCTACATGCAAACATGCAGTGTTCACTGGGTGGGCAAACAGCCAGAGCAGCTCCCGGCTTTTGCCGAGACACGTCTCGATTCGTGAGCGAATGACACCGGCGACTGGCCACCAGCAGCAACAGTGCGCCGCGCGCTACCCCACGCACTGCAAGCCTGAAGCCGGCCGGGCGGGCGAGCTCGACACGAGGCATCCCGTGCGGTGCCATGGCCTCCACGCATGTCTGTCTGTAGCCTGTAATCCTGTATATGTACCTACACGTAACGCGCCACACGAATACCGTGACACGACCGacgaggcgggcggcgggcggccggCGGACTCGGTGCGCTCagtcggcggcgaggaggacggcggcgcggcagAAGGGGCAGCGGGAGGCGGCCTGGACCCAAGGCACGGCGCAGGCCCAGTGGAAGCGGTGCGAGCAGGGGAGGTGCGCCAGCACGTCGCCCGCCCGGAACTCCTCCAGGCACACCGCGCACTCCGCCTGCTCCTGTTGCTGCTGCGGCTCCTTCCTCCGCCCCCAGCTGAACCtccggctgcctcctttcttcgtgAACACCTCCCGCTGCAGCACGGTCGTCGCGTCCTTCGCCGGGTGCTGCTGGTTGCCAGCGTCTCTGTCTCTGGGACTGCTCGACGGGACCGGGAGCCGGAGGCTTCCCGTGCTGTGACGCCTGCAAGTTTCAGTGGAAAATGATTAATCAAGACACTGTTGCTTCTTTTGAAGGTTGTTATAAACCTTTAAGCTGGATTAGTAGCAGAATCAAATGAACAGAGAATTATCGGTGAGCTCATGCACGGTTGAGGCACTCCTAGTCAGTCCAGTTATATCCCTATCAAATAAAGCACTGGAACTTCTGTTCTGAGAATACAAACCATGCCAGATGAAGGCATGAAGCTAGATTCACGCAGAAAAGTACTCGGCCACGTTATGCTACTGTATCAACAAAGGAAGCTGCTCATGATTGAAGTCCATATGTATTTCCCAATCTGGACATAACCCAACACATGAATTCAGACAAAGAGTGTCTCTCCAAGTCTGAATTCAGTCTGAACCTTGACTAATAAAAGGCGAATTCGATCAACAAGGGTCGTGTG includes:
- the LOC124693389 gene encoding probable E3 ubiquitin-protein ligase RHY1A; translation: MGLMAGMLPGVEFARRRRLRAVGSSAEAPCAGTSRRTSLGMYAAGNGHGHAAAGFPKRSGVCEEMLAMQLDSNAREAKERLDQKLRSQRESVVKRRHSTGSLRLPVPSSSPRDRDAGNQQHPAKDATTVLQREVFTKKGGSRRFSWGRRKEPQQQQEQAECAVCLEEFRAGDVLAHLPCSHRFHWACAVPWVQAASRCPFCRAAVLLAAD